Part of the Leptodactylus fuscus isolate aLepFus1 chromosome 6, aLepFus1.hap2, whole genome shotgun sequence genome, AATAAACCAGATCATGAGACGGAGACAAGTCCGGAAAAGAAGCCAATGGTCAAATCCAATCAGGAGCACCACAACAAAATCGCAAGACAGAGAAGAACAAAGCCAGAGCTCAGTATAGGAGTAGTCACAGCAAGGTAAGCAGTCAAATTGGAGTACAAACGAATTTAACAGCAAGCTGAGAAAGGAGGGAGTGGTTTACAAAGGCCACCCCAGGTACTGATTGATTAAGGCATGAAAATCTAGGGCAAGAAGCTTCCCTATGTTATTTTGGCAACCTTAAACAAGCAGAAACAATCTAATACTGTGGGATAAAACCAGACTGACCACGAGATCTTCACAGCCCTTCTACAGGGCAGAGGAAGATTTCATGTCACCTTAtatccatctacctgatcatcctggaggacattttcttccttacagtctatgggtagaagaggactgggacatctctccggtgatgtactcttactggatggaactggaggaaacacatacagggactgaattcattctttccatacagataatgagaggccgtgtgtatttagtcatgtctattacctgctgatgtgaggggctgctgatcctccatcatcacctccttgtacacatctttgtgtccttctaaatactcccactcctccatggagaaatagacagtgacatcctgacaccttataggaacctgacaacacaatgatacagtcatcaccagatcccttcatagcgctcctgtataatgtcccagcattcccagtagtgtcacctctccagtcagcagctcaatcatcttgttggtgagttctaggatcttctgtccattgatctcctcatgtatcagggagtgaggtggaggccccgggattgggctcagggttctcccACATCCTTCAGACATAGGAGCCTGACAgcacccactagaggtcttcttcactaaggtgtaatcctgtttatggagagacacattaataaatatagtgATGATAGAAGGTATGATAATATGACCACCGTGTCATACATAACTCGACAGGGAGGAACCAGATCTACAACACTTTTTATGGAAGTGGGACAGATTCTGTCTTGGGAAGAGGATCACTGGCTGCAGCTAGCAGCAATACATATCAAAGAGAGTCAGAATGTTCTTACAGACGAGTTGACTTGAGACCTTCCTCTTCCGGGAGAGTAGTCTTAAATCAGGCCATATACAGCAGGATAGTGTTTGGGTCAACAGTATTGACTCAACACAGATAAACCTCATTGCCACTTTCAAAAATGTAAAACATGCCCACTTCTTTTCCCAATTCAGCTTGGACAAACTGTGGGCAATGGATGTCCTGTCAATTTCATGTGGTATATATTTTCCCACCCAATGGTCTTACAGAAGATCAAGTAGGAACAGGTGTCTACTATAATCATATGCCCATACTGGCCGAACAGAGCCTGGTTGACGCCTCGCCCATGTTAATGAGCAAAGTGAACCTATGGAAATTCCAACTAATTCCTCATCTAGTGACAAAGGACAACAGATCTTGTCCCCACCTAGACCAGCTTTAATTCATGGCATGGAGGTTGACTGCCCCTTCCAACTAGTGCAGGTCTATCTCAGTCGTTATCAATACTCTTCTTTATTCAAGAGCAGGAAACACAAATGAAACATGTCTCAGAATTAAAAGGACTTTTCCAAGATGGTGTGCTGGAAGGAATATGAATTTCAGAAGGTGAAATATCAGAAGGTGTGACTGGTTCTCACGATCTGAAGCCTGGAGTTTGAATGGTCTTGAAACATCATGTCAGGAAAAGTCTTGATCCCAGATACGACGGCCCATTCCAGGTTCTGCTGACAACCTCCCCTTCAGTCAAACTTGAAGGAAAACTCAACTGGATCCATGTCAGACATAGTAAGAGGGTTACTGGCCCAGAGGACAAGCAGAGTGAAATCCTTCTTGCTGATCCTGCTATAGACAAGTCCACTAAATGATGTGCTAAATGAAGAATGGGACAATACGTTGTTTAAGCATCATCAGGTCCCGATTAGTAGTATGAGTAACCAGGATAAACCTAAGAACCGCTGTATTTGTACTCACAGCCTTGTCTCAGCTAAGACTATGCCATATCTCGCTCTTCCCCTTAATTTTAATGAGTCTTGCTTTTCACAGCATCTCTTCATCACCATCACCCCAGTGACCAACACTTGGAGTCTCTCCATCACAGTTACTTGTCGGGAACATCATTCCTCACGGGTCCTTGACGATCAGTAATACTGTAAGGACGAGGATTTACCTAAATACCTAAACAAAAGGGGTACTGACCCGAGTGAGAACTCAACACAACAGAGACCTGGAGGCAACGTCTGCGATTATGGATGGATTGTGTTTTCCAATTGAGATGCAACAAAGCAAGATATCAGGGTGGCCACGCAAGACCATGACCATTGGGAGCAAGTCAGGATTGTGTTACTATTACACCTACCATTGGCAGTGTAAGACAGAAATTGATGGATTTTATAGATcaatagtatattgtatgggggatcaGTCTAGAataaaagcaaaatatatatatactagctggtacccgcgacttcgtctgcggtgattgtagaagtggatatatacaggcgggggtaaggttttcgtactgtgtataaggtatgggatatgaaatgtaagtttgtatcttgttgtttctgtaattcagagaatacgtgagacttttgtgttgaagttaatttgtatttgagctgctatacggtgttgtgagaaactttacatagtaactttgggacagaagtatttgaagttaaccctttcccgccgatggcattttttgattttcgtttttgactcccctccttctaaaccccataacttttttatttctccgctcccagagtcatatgaggtcttaatttttcctgggacaaatttttcttcatgatgccaccattatttattctatataatgtactgggaagcaaggaaaaaattcagaatggggtggatttgaagaaaaaatgcatttctgcgactttcttacgggctttggttttacggcgttcactgtgcaaccaaaatgacatgtcccctgtattctgtgcttcgttacgattctggggataccaaatttatatggttttatttacattttgaccccttaaaaaaaatccaaaactgtgttaaaaaattattttttgaaaagtcgccatattccgacagccgtaacttttttatacatgcgtgtacggggatgtatagggcgtctttattTGCGGgaacaggtgtactttttagttctaccattttcgggaaatgttattgctttgatcactttttattcaaatttttagcagaatcaaaacagtgaaaaaatggcggtttggcacttttgaccatttttcccgctacggcgtttaccgaacaggaaaaatatttgtataactttgtagagcgggtgatttaggacgcgcggatacctaacatgtatgtgtttcacagtttttaactacttttatatgtgttctagggaaaggggggtgatttgaatttttaatcctttttatttattttttttatattttttttactttttttaaactttttttttgcatttattagaccgcctaggggtattgacatgggtgggcagtgtcgcggattgtcagagtggtgaggggtcggcaaacatggctgctccggagcgttaaagagagcctcctggagaatcgttaaggtgaggggcaaagtggtaaagtatatgtatatgtatatgagattgtgtggggttaggggcgaggctgtagagggcaatatgaattttgtggcttgctatggtccaaagtgtgtgagattgcagagatggtggtgtgagtttgggttttgtgggggtcctggcacaaacgta contains:
- the LOC142209082 gene encoding uncharacterized protein LOC142209082, whose protein sequence is MSEGCGRTLSPIPGPPPHSLIHEEINGQKILELTNKMIELLTGEVPIRCQDVTVYFSMEEWEYLEGHKDVYKEVMMEDQQPLTSAVPSSKSTSPERCPSPLLPIDCKEENVLQDDQFSGYTGCWLSSGTPERCPSPLLPQDCKEENVLQDDQLLYPGEDLDNINASETYVRGDEECTEDIPTGDRPDDCTRSSGGHVIPSYYKADDGDCEAK